The genomic window AGCTCGAGGTCGGGAGCGGGGCGGACGGGTGGACGTTCGAACGCCAGGGCAGCACCCTGCGGGTGAGCTCTCCGCAGACGAACGTCGTCGGCTGGTCGAACGGCGCCGGATCCGCCACCCTGGTGCTGCCCCGGGCCTCCGCCACGACGAACCTCGACGCACGCATCCAGGTCGCCGGCGGCGCCCTGTCGGTCGACGCCGACTTCGGGTCGTTGAACGTGCAACTCGCGGGAGGTGACGTGGATCTCGCCGGAGACGTCCGCACCCTCGACGTGTCGGTCTCGGGCGGGTCGGCGTCGGGGACCCTCACGGGGGTGGGGGACGCGACCTTCGAGGTCGCCGGCGGCAGTCTCGCCTCGACGCTGGCGGGAGACGCCCCCGCGCGCACCAAGGTCACGGTCACCGCCGGCTCCGCCGACATCACCCTGCCCGACGACGAGTACAACGTCACCACCGAGAGCGGTCTCGGCCGGGTCGACAACCGCCTGCGCACCTCGTCGTCGGCGACGGCGGTCGTGGACGTCGAAGCGGCCCTGGGCCAGGTGTCGCTGCGGTCGTGACGCCCGCGCGAGGGGTCAGGATCAGTCGCCGGACCGTCCGGGCGACAGTTTCCGACCCCTCGCGCCGCTCGTGACGGCGATCGCCGCGAGCACCAGCACGATGCCGACCACCTGCGGCACGGCGAGCGACTCGCCGCCCACCGCCACCCCGAGCAGGACCCCGGTCACGGGGTTCAGCAATCCGATGAGCCCCACGGTGCCCGCGGGCAGGTGACGCAGTCCGGTGAACCAGCACACGAACGCCAGTGCCGTCGCGATGACCGCGATGCCGACGTAGGCCAGCAGGCCCGCGGCATCCACTCGGGGTGGTCGGCCCTCGACCATCGCCGCCACCGCAACCAGGGCGAGACCCCCGGCGGTCAGCTGCCACGAGGTGGTCGCCAGCAGGGGCGTCTCGTCTCTCCAGCGGGTGGTGAGGATCGCTCCCAGCGACGACGCCAGCAGAGAGATGACGGATGCCACGACCCCCGCGACCGGGACCGTTCCGGTGCCGAGACCCACCACCGACAGCACTCCGACGAGACCCAGGAGCGCGCCGACGGCCCATCGCGCCGTGGGCCGTTGCGAGAGCAGGGGCCAGGCGAGCCCCGCGAGAGCCAGGGGGGCCAGAGCCATGATCGATGAGGCGATCGAGGACGGCAGCAATGTCGCCGCGACGTAGACGAGCACGAAGAAGGCGCCGAAGTTCAGCAGACCGAGAACGGGCGCCTTCCACCACCAATCGCCGCGCGGACGACGGCGCGCGAGCGCCCAGAGCAACAGGCCGGCGGGGAGGGCCCGCAGTGCGGCTCCCCACAGCGGAGCGTCGGCGGGCAGCAGGTGTCGGGTCACCACGTAGGTCGCGCCCCAGGCCACGGGAGCGACGGCGGTGATCGCGACGAGACGCCACTTATCTTCCATGGAAGACATTGTAGCTTCCGTGGAAGATAGAATGGGGAAATGGATGCCGACCACGTGGACGAGATCGTCCAGCACTGGGCCGCCGAACGCCCCGACATCGACGCCTCACCCATGCAGGTCATCGGTCGGCTGAGCCGCATCGCCGCTCACCTCGACGCGGAATTGCTCGAGGTCTTCCGCCGGTTCGGCCTGGGCGAGGGGGAGTTCGACATCCTCGCGACCCTCCGCCGCGGCGGCGAGCCGTTCGCGCGCACGCCGGGTGAGCTGGCGCGTCACACGATGGTGACCACGGGCGCGGTGACGAAACGCGTCGACCGGCTCGTGGCATCCGGTCTCGTGTCTCGGAGCGCCAGCGACGACGACGGGCGCGGACGCGTGATCTCGCTCACCGCGGAAGGCCGCCGGGTCATCGACGAGGCCGTCGTCGCCCACCTCGCGAATGAGGAACGGCTGCTGTCCGGACTCGACGCCGATCAACGGCGTACGCTCGAGGCTCTGCTGCGAGAGTGGGGACGGGCGCTCGGCGTCTGACCCCGCGTGCGCGTCGACGGATTCTGTCGCCTCCGGCCCCCGGAAACGACAGAAGACGGCGGATCAGGCGCTCTTGAGCGCCTTGGCGATGCGCTGCGGCGACACCGGCTCTGCCGTGCCGAGGCGCTGAGCGAACAGGCTGACGCGCAGCTCTTCGAGCAGCCAGCGCGTCTGCACGAGGTTCGAAGGCGCATCGGCGGGCAGCGGAACCGCACCGCCGGCCTCGACGAAGCCGGCGGCCGCGCGCTCGTACTCGGTCATGCGCTGGCGATCGCGACCGGGGTTGTCGGACAGCGTCTTCAC from Microbacterium testaceum includes these protein-coding regions:
- a CDS encoding EamA family transporter, with translation MEDKWRLVAITAVAPVAWGATYVVTRHLLPADAPLWGAALRALPAGLLLWALARRRPRGDWWWKAPVLGLLNFGAFFVLVYVAATLLPSSIASSIMALAPLALAGLAWPLLSQRPTARWAVGALLGLVGVLSVVGLGTGTVPVAGVVASVISLLASSLGAILTTRWRDETPLLATTSWQLTAGGLALVAVAAMVEGRPPRVDAAGLLAYVGIAVIATALAFVCWFTGLRHLPAGTVGLIGLLNPVTGVLLGVAVGGESLAVPQVVGIVLVLAAIAVTSGARGRKLSPGRSGD
- a CDS encoding MarR family winged helix-turn-helix transcriptional regulator, whose product is MDADHVDEIVQHWAAERPDIDASPMQVIGRLSRIAAHLDAELLEVFRRFGLGEGEFDILATLRRGGEPFARTPGELARHTMVTTGAVTKRVDRLVASGLVSRSASDDDGRGRVISLTAEGRRVIDEAVVAHLANEERLLSGLDADQRRTLEALLREWGRALGV